In the bacterium genome, one interval contains:
- a CDS encoding phosphoribosylanthranilate isomerase encodes MKIKICGLQRADQIKSILGLAPDYIGLIFVPASKRFIGEDLNILSALQSKVATSVVGVFQSPEIEFLTAMIGQYQLDAVQIYHLNPKLLDTLRTSFPKLEIIEARNVKALSDLTDSNADLLLLDSQVSGSGEVFDWQLLDAYRGNTPFMLAGGIAPELIPQIKETFKKHPRFIGIDLNSKLEDAPGTKNIEKVKAAIAAGRL; translated from the coding sequence ATGAAAATTAAGATCTGTGGCCTCCAGCGTGCTGATCAAATCAAAAGCATTCTTGGCTTAGCTCCAGATTACATTGGATTAATTTTCGTTCCCGCATCTAAACGCTTTATTGGCGAAGATTTAAATATTCTCAGTGCTTTGCAAAGTAAGGTAGCGACTAGTGTTGTCGGTGTTTTTCAGTCACCTGAAATTGAATTTTTAACTGCAATGATTGGGCAATATCAACTTGATGCGGTGCAAATTTATCATTTAAATCCAAAACTTTTAGATACTCTGCGGACAAGCTTTCCTAAACTTGAAATTATCGAAGCGCGTAATGTTAAGGCACTGAGCGATTTGACTGATTCCAACGCGGACTTACTTTTGCTGGATAGTCAGGTTTCTGGCAGTGGTGAGGTTTTCGACTGGCAGCTGCTTGATGCTTATCGTGGCAATACTCCTTTTATGCTTGCTGGAGGGATTGCCCCCGAATTGATTCCGCAGATCAAGGAAACTTTTAAAAAGCATCCACGCTTTATCGGCATTGATTTGAATTCTAAACTTGAAGATGC